The window TTACGCAGTTCATGATCTGTTATTGAATCTTCAATTTATTGAGTGAGCATGGGTATCCATTTGTCTTTTTAGTTGAAATAATGAGTCAACCATATACTTCTTGAAAGAAGGTatcattttgtatatttattccaagttttttttttttttttgccagatATGACTACAGAACACTCTCAAAAATGTTGTGAGAAACTTGTGGCTGCTGGGGCAATTGACAACTTACTGAAGCTGATTCGCTCAGTCAGTCAAAGCATGCCTGACCAGGAGGTTTTAAAGCATGCACTCTCAGTTCTCCGGAATCTTGCCCGTTATCCACATTTGATTGAAGTGCTTATTGACAGTCAAGGAGTAGTAGAAATAATTCTTTGGCAGTTGCTCAGGTTATTTTGTTATGTTCTGATTAGAAGTCAATGGtatgtttttatttgctatGTATGAACAAATTGTCTTTTAACTAATGTTGTCCAGGAACAAGGAggaaggatatttcattgcttCTGAGGTTATGAAGAAGATCTGTTCACATCAAAAAGGCGTTGAAATGGTGCTGAGGAAACCACCCATTATAAAGAGGCTACACAGTCTTGTGGAAGAATTAACAAGGAAGGCAAACTTCGAGAAGAAGTAAGTTGCTGGCATTCAGAACTCTATTCCCTTACAGTTATACTTGAGATGAGTGTAGCTGAAACTGCAATGatttatataggaaaaaaacctagtttttggttaattttatagaaaaaacatgTTATCACAATAAGCAAAAGATAGCTAAGTTCAATACAACCTATCTTTGTGCAGGAAACCTCGCGGCATGGCAGTGAGGGACAACATGGAAAGAAGATTACGGGAGGCCGTCGAACTTTTGAAACTGATAAATAGCAAACTTTGGTAGTCAAACTCGGATACAATTTATGCCTGTTGTATTTCTAGTAAATTTTTATAGTGGCACTTGTAGTTGCCCTTCAAGGTATGGAAAATGCAACATTCTGGAGCTGTTCCAGGGCCATGTTTTTAGGCGTTCTTGCTATTGCCTTGTAATTTATCTTTGCATGCTTGAGCTTGGAGATCTTCTGATCTCATTGTGTCTCAATTTCAAAGGTTCTTAGTAAAGTAAAGAGTGTGTTGAGAGGTGTGCAGATTTGAGatgaagttgattttcttaACTGATAaaatgtaatgaatatttgatcactaattgtctttgtttttttatccctcCCTACTTCTAGGACAGAGGACATGAAGTTGGAACTAGAACACAGCACTGTTCAACTCCTGCAAGTGCCTCGTAGATGCCATGAAAGCGCTGGGACGGATCAAAAACCACTAGACAAATTGCAAAACTATGTTaattatcttgatttatttatgccAGGGACATATATTAGGAGAAATCTCATAAGATGCTTTCTTATCTACGTTCTTTATAATTAATCAGAATTTATCATGAAGCTAAGCGCACAGGGGTTTGGCAAAAAATcaacatagtttttaaaccatGAATTTATCATAATAGGCTAATTTATCATGAACGCTGATCTGGGACTATTCTCTGGATAAAATGGATTCACCTGAGTTAtctaaatcaattcaattcaattcaattcacatGGTTTTCaacataccttttttttttttatcattatagcTTCCAACCCAATCATTGTTTGTAAACCCAATTAGCCTATTATGTTCTTGTTTCTTGTACATGATCCTTTGTCCCCTGAAGATATCACAAGAACTTTTTAGCTGCTACAAGATGAAGTGTGCTTGGTTCTTCTATAAATCTAGAAATTATACTTACTGGAAGCACTATATTAGGTTTTGTATTTGTAAGATAAATCAAATAACCAACAAGACTTCAAAACATCTTTGAATCCATCTTAACAACACTATTATTCTACTGCAACTTCTCATTTACTGTTATAGGAGCACCTGCTCATTTATATTCTGACATGTTGAATTTCTTGATAAAATctgcaatatatttttcttgagaaataaaaatttttccTCGAGATTGCTTCACTTTAATGCCAAGAAAATATCTCATCAATCCAAGATCTgacatttcatattttttcatctTAGTATTTTTGAATTCTGCAACCATATCTTTACTTGTTCTTGTATATATTAGATCATCAACACAGAAACAGATCATTAGaaaatcttctcttttttttttcatatagagTGATGgttcatattgatttttttcaaatctattatgatggaaataaaaattaattttgatgtttcATGTTCTTGGTGtctgttttaatttataaaaagctTTATAAagtctataaattttattttattttttcttttaattcatattttaggAGCTGCTTAACATAAACTTTTTCCTGCAATTCTCTATTAAAGAATACTGGCTTAACATCGAGTTGAAAAACTTGCAAATGTAATATTACAACCAAAGCAAGGACCATTTTGATTTCAGGTGTAAAAGTCtcaaaaaaatcaactataGGCTGTTATGAATAGTCTTTTGCAATAATTCTAGCCTTATGCTTTCGTATAGTGACATCTTCATTATATTTGATCTGGAAAAACCtcctcttaattattattttttgagaacAACTAACTctcatatttgatattttttcaatacttATCATTACCTCATTCATATCGTTCCTCcattcttccttttttattgCATCTTCAAAATTATGAGGTTTTGGAAAGAAAGTAACATGATAAGAATTGTAAATATCAGTTAATGGTGGGTATCTCTTGGAGGAGGTTCTGATCAGTCTGATTCTTCATTAGAACTTGATGAGCTTCCTTCATTGGAAGCTCAAGAAAGTTGTCAAGTACCAGGGAGGTCAGCAGAGTAAATGTGAGACTCGGGGGTTTCAGACCAACTAACATGGTTTTCTGGGGCAGGGTTTGTAAGGATAAGAGGGCAGGGTTTGTAAGGAGATAGTACCATGGTGAAGGTTGATGATATATGGACAACTCCATCACACCTCTCTGGGGGCATGATATTGATAGTTGCGCGACTTTATAAGAGAAAGGATTAGGTGTTTAGCCTTTTTACAGAGCAAGTGGTCAAGTTGCTGCCGCGCGTGCTGTGATTGTGAGGTTAGGTTTTGCAAGTTGATTGGCTCTCTGAACTTTGCAGTAGGGTTTGTTTTCCTTCTATAGAAGAAGAGGTGGATGGTCAAAATTTACGGTGCTAGTTGCATAGACTAATGCTATCAGACAAAACCATCCACTAATGATAGTTTTTGCAGCTACTTGTTACTTTACCCTAGATGAACATGAACAGAACTGGACATTTCTTGACAAGTTGTTACAGGAATTTCTTTTTACAAGAACAGCAAAAATAGAGCTTTGTCTTGCACCAATTAAGAGAGATTCTTGTCGAGATTTGACAACTTGATAAGTGGCTCAAGTAGGGTTGGCCCATTCCAGATCCATCGTTTTGGAATGCTCTGGTGAAACCTACCATGTCCACAAATAATGACCCTGTCACGAAGATATTCAAGTGCTTGAACACAGTTTATTGTACCGCAACTCTGTGTCGCATATCCTGTTTTTCTTCGTGCCCGTTCGGCAACGTGATGCGCTATGGTTGCACTAACACCTCGCCAGCAAAAGCACCCAGAGATGATGCTTTTGCTGCAGTGCTTTTTAAAGCATGATGTTGAGCTGCCTCTGGCAAAGAGAACTGCAGTAGAACACAGAGCAACAGTACTGCGCACAACATTGGAGACTGGTCTCAATGAACTTCTTTCTCACACAATACACAATACCTCTCCTCAAGATGCCATTTGAATTTACTCTTACATCACCAAAGATCTCCTCCCTGGGTGGTTCAGCGTGCTTGGTGGGTGTCGAGCTAGCCTTTTCATCATATGCCTGACCAGGAGGATGGGAGACAGTGACCGCAACAAGTTCTGGAAAATATCGCACCCGGGCTTATAACCCAACGGTAGAGGCAAGATTTTCTTGCCTCGGTCACTTGGATTCGAGCCTCATCTCAGCATGTATGCTTATTATTTTTGTGGTGTTTTACCTGTTTACTAGGCTTGCAAGGTATTCAATAGATCTGGGGATTAGTTGTGGtacgcgtaagctggcccggacatcccaagttatcaaaaaaaaaatctggaaaATATCCACTCGATTCAGGGAAATTATCATTAAtctgaataaattatttttgttttctaatttttcatgTGAAAAAGAGTTTGAATCCTTTTACTTGAGTGCAAGTAAATATTAATCATTTAAATGGTGGCTCAATAATAATAACTTGGAACTAAAAggtttgtcttttttataatctcaggttcgagtcttGTAATTGTTTATATGATAActactggaggtttacatagtcgttaacttcaggatccgTGGAATTAGTTGAAATATACGCAAGTTGactcggacacccacgttaatcttaaaaaaaatatttgaactaAGTGACTATCAATTACAAAAAGACTCTGTTAGtccataaaaattaatgattgttttgtttgattttttttaattagtaaattataatttttatagttattgagatttaaaaataacaattattttacatttaataaAACGACTATGctccataataaataaaaatgtcaaTAATTATACCAAATTGACTCCTGGTGTGCATAAAAATcttgcttttttaaattaaacaattatacCAAATTgactctttatatatattaatttttaaaataaaaaatttattttttaaattaaaaaatttttaaatgagtttttatactttaaaatgaaaatacataaatttttattttaaaaaaattctaggaaaatatttttaaatcagagTTATAAgggagaaacaaaaaaataaccatagttttcctctctttttttccttactaTAAAAGGAAAACCTAGGAGGAACCTGCCACGCTCCACGCTAGGTGTCCTTAAAAGACACCCTCTGCCCTCATCTTTTGTCTCTCTCTCCCTCGAGCCTGAAACCCACTTGCTAGggtttccctctctctctctctctctctcccatcAAGAAAACCTACAGCCACACGCACCATGATGCAGCAACCAGGACCAGGAGGAGCCATGCTaccccaacaacaacaaccaccaCAGCAATACCAGCAACCTCCTTACATGATGATGATGCCGCCACCACCAATGGCTCAAGCCCAACCTCCACCACCACACATGTGGGCTCAACATCAGGCCCATCAGGCTTCTATTCCACCACCACAGCAACAACAGGGACAGGGACAACCTCCTGCTACTGCTGATGAGGTCAGGACTCTTTGGATTGGTGACTTACAGTACTGGATGGATGAGAACTATATTGCTAGCTGTTTTGCTCATACTGGagaggtaaaaaagaaaaatctagttTTCATTTTGTGTAAAGTTTGTGTTTTGTGTGTAAAGATTTGATCTATTTGATTCTGTAATGGGTTTCTTGTATGTTTATGTTATGGGTttgctgtttcttttttcttggattatttttcttttttgaagttATGACTATTATTTGTATAGTATATGAAGATTTATCcggtgggtgggtgggtggtAAATTTAAGTGGGATAATTTAGTGTGAAGCTTAATAGCAGTATTCAATGAAGGAGGATGGGTTTGGAGATAGTGACTTTAAGGTTTTCTGGTTTGTAAGATTTTGTAGTCTGTGCTGATTCTGTTCTGttctttcttgaaatttttgaatGAGTCTGTTTTGTCTACTGCGGGTGCTATATGGTTTGATTGTATAAGGGAGAGATGAATTGGAGATTCTTTTTGTATCAAAGAGGTTTATGTGTTGATTGAACCTGGCTAGTTTGCTTACCAatctatgatttttatttttccttgtcaTATTTTGAGAGAAACAGAATAGTAGTAATGTTGCATTTAGTTTTTGCTGTTTGAAGGGGATGTGTAAAATCATGAAAAGTTTAGTATTGGATGCATAATCACATGGATCAAATATCTTCATCATTTGAGTTcttgtaaaattgattttttgtctGTTTACAGAAGCAACAAAAAGTTTGCGATTACATGTCAAATCTAACAATATATTTCGGACTTTTTTCATACTTTAAACATTACAGACATGTTTACACGCATGCTGTGAACATGTGAATTAGAGAGGGGAGAATCCTAATCTTGGGTTTACTTTACTGAGAATATGTTTTTGTTGCAGGTTGCTTCTGTGAAAATCATTCGTAACAAGCAAACTTCTCAAATCGAAGGTTATGGATTTATTGAGATGACCAGTCATGGGGCTGCAGAAAGGATATTGCAGACTTATAATGGTACCCCAATGCCAAATGGCGAGCAGAACTTTAGGCTGAACTGGGCTTCTTTTAGTGGGGGTGATAAGCGTGATGATTCTCCTGACTTCACTATATTTGTGGGAGACTTGGCTGCTGATGTTACAGATTTCATGCTCCAAGAGACATTCAGGGCCCACTTTCCCTCAGTGAAGGGTGCAAAGGTGGTGATTGATAGGCTCACTGGACGCACAAAGGGTTATGGATTTGTTCGTTTTGGAGATGAAAGTGAACAGCTACGTGCAATGACCGAGATGAATGGGGCATTTTGTTCGACAAGGCCTATGCGAGTAGGGCTTGCTTCAAACAAGAAGGCTGTGGTTGGTCAGCAATATCCAAAAGGTATGTTTCTTAGTTTTCATTGTCGTTGCTCTAGCTGAATGCCAATTCTTTAAACATGGTatcgttttttcttttcttttcaatatgcGTTTGTAATCATGGATTTGCCCCATTTAGATTGGTAGGGTGATTATCTGAATTTCCAGTTGTTGTTATGCTCTGAGTATGCTTAACATTTTTGGTAAGTTTGCCTTCTTCCAGCTATTCTTTGAAGATAGGCAGCAGTTTCCAAAGTCATTTCTTCCATTGTTTCCTATGACACATGGGCACAGTAAATTCTATTAAAAATCTTGAAACATGCAAAAACTTATAGAATTCCTGTTGTCTCAGAGCAGGACGTCAAGAGGCTCTATCATCTAAGGGCCTGGAACTGATTTCAGCTGAATTGGTTACCCTTTAGTGCGTGGCCTCACTTAGGTCAGTTTTAAGTTTTTGTCCTGCCTGTTATTTGAGCTTCTGTGTAGCATCTGCAATGCTACATTTCAAGCTTCTTTTCAGTTCGTTCAATTAGTTGAGCTTTCTGTCAAGTTATATTTCTTACTACTCTGGTTACCTTAAGATTTATCAGCTCAGTATCATGTCATTTTTACCATTAGATAGGGAGGGTCTagtattttcttcttcattttttttggtcATTAGGGAAAAAAATGCTTATGTCTGTTTCCCAGTTAATTATACATTCATTAGATATTCCTTCATTGTTCCTTAATGAATTACTCTAattaataattctaaatttctttgcatttttttgtGAGTTTAGATTTCCCAGCCACTACCAGTTTACTTTGTGTAGCCTGTGGTGACTCTATTGCTTGAAACTAGTGTTGCCACATACACCACCATCATTTTATGTCTAGGTTTTATTGGGACTGCTGTCTCTTCTTGTCCTTACTTAATTATACATTCATTAGATATTCCTTCATTGTTCTTTAATGAATTACTCTAattaataattctaaatttctttgcattttttgTGAGTTTAGATTTCCCAGCCACTACCAGTTTACTTTGTGTAGCCTGTGGTGACTCTATTGCTTGAAACTAGTGGTGCCACATACACCACCATCATTTTGTGTCTAGGTTTTATTGGGACTGCTGTCTCTTCTTGTCCTTACTTAATACATAAGCTTGATTTTGTTAATCTTTGCTCCTTCAGGATATTTTTGTGCCATTAGTTGCTCTGGGTGCTAGTTTGCCTGTTTCTCCATAGGAGTGGATGATGAGTTTTGTTTGACATttaaatatctttcttttaaaaagaacaTTGATATGACATATAGTTCCTAATAAAACCACCAACATTGACAATATGTTCTTTGACAAAACCAATGTCTTTCGCACCTTTTGCAATAAATTCTGGGGAGTTTATTTTTGTCCCACCATTATCATTCTTAAAAGTATTAAATGATCACTACTTCCAGAAGCCAAATAAATCAGGTGAACAGTTTGTTCGAATTAGTGTAGTTTGTTACTTTCACTGGAGCAGATGCTGAATTGCTCAATGTCTTGCACTTGTGTGGTTTTGTTGCTTTCTGGTTTGACTGTTTGTCAGATTGGCATGCCATGCTCCTTCATATTGCATGATTTCAAATTGATGATTTACTTGGGCTTgactttcaaattaaaattttggtgCAACTTCCAATGTGAATAAGTTGGTAGCCTGAATTTTGccacatttttttccctttttttgtgAAAGGTTATAACGTTCTTGATGCAAACCTTTTTCTTAAGAGACTAATGCTATGCTGCTTCATGATATCCTAAATGCTTCTTAACTGCTCTTTATTGTTGTAGCTTAATTATCAGAATACTTTCTGTTATTTACTCCCCAGAATTTGATGAAGCGAATGATTGGAGATTGGGTGCAAATACTACATTTTTTTGCCACGGATTGATCGggcaaataaaaatttgaatgttaAGCTCTACTTTCATTTAattgtttccttttatttgaGAGCAAAACACTTAATACAAGAAACAAGAGATCAAGAAGGAACTTTTGCTACATGCAAGCTAAATGATGGGAATTGATTTGATACTTCTGAAGAATTATTTGGATATTGGTGTTGAGTTGAATTTATTCACACTTGTGGATTTGAACTAATGACGTGCTCTTCTTCATGATAAATTGTTTTATGAATTGAGAAGTCCATCTGTGTTTCTTGAACAGCTTTTTTACTATGGGGGACCATTATCTCTGGAGGCTGTCTTGCCTGTCATTTtgtatttcttgtttatttcaTCTATATTTTCATATGCAGCTTCATATCAGAATCCTCAGCCTCAGAACGACGGCGACCCTAATAATACAACTGTGGgtactttgttcttttttattgtagaaATTACTTTTCCCAACGTGATTCTGACTTGGACAATATAAACAGATATTTGTTGGTAATTTGGATTCTAATGTTATGGATGATCATTTGAAAGAACTCTTTGGCCAATATGGACAATTATTGCATGTGAAGATACCTGCAGGCAAGAGATGTGGGTTTGTTCAGTTTGCTGACAGGTAAGGAAATTTGCTTGAGCATCTGCTGATGACAGCTCTTGaggaaaattaacttttttaaccTGCATTTGGGCATTGTGTCAGGAGCTCTGCAGAAGAAGCACTGAAAATGTTAAATGGAGCTCAGTTGAGCGGACAGAATATTCGATTGTCATGGGGCCGTAATCCTTCAAATAAACAGGTTTTTTTACATTAGCTGACACCTACTTAAATTTCTCTAGAGAGATTCGCATGTTCTCATGAACCTGATACATGTGTCTGGTGTGTCTCCTCATTTGCAGGCTCAGCCAGATGCAAACCAGTATGGTGGTGGATACTATGGATATGGACAACAGGGATATGAAAATTATGGGTATGCCCCAGCTACTCAGGACCCCAACATGTACTACGGAGGTTATCCTGGTTATGGGAACTATCAGCAGGGCCAGCAGCAGCAAGTAGGATATAGCTGAGAAGTCTtggcatgttatcgcctatccTTGTAGTTTATTAGTAGAAAGGATGGTGCTTTTCCCTTCTCATCTTGTACGCTTTTTGGAAGAAAACCATTTCAGGCCGTGCTCTTCTCTTGCTGCAAGTACAAACCtccatttttaagaaaaaatgtaAAACTATTACTTTGTTTAAGATTTGTTAAGAGAGCTATGCTATTATTATTCTGTGTTTCATTTTTTGATGTGAATATTTTGAACATTTATGGGTAGGGGGCTAGTTCAACTTGGGGATCAAGAGCCGGACTTGGCCGAATACTGCTTGTTGGTGGTACAGGGTACCCGAGGGCCTAGCGTGCTCTTGATAATCAACTGCATGATGGGAACATTTCTCCTGCTATGgtgaatggtgtccattttgttagatttttgttttttggaaatgTAGAGGCTTTTCAAAGCCCACAAAAGAAATCATGGTCAAGtgtgataaaaaagaaaattgaagaaaattccAGTATAATTATTTTCAGTCCGGAGAGTGGAATTGTTGCTGGTTGCTGCCGTGGGTTGTTGG of the Populus nigra chromosome 7, ddPopNigr1.1, whole genome shotgun sequence genome contains:
- the LOC133698566 gene encoding polyadenylate-binding protein RBP45B-like isoform X2 is translated as MMQQPGPGGAMLPQQQQPPQQYQQPPYMMMMPPPPMAQAQPPPPHMWAQHQAHQASIPPPQQQQGQGQPPATADEVRTLWIGDLQYWMDENYIASCFAHTGEVASVKIIRNKQTSQIEGYGFIEMTSHGAAERILQTYNGTPMPNGEQNFRLNWASFSGGDKRDDSPDFTIFVGDLAADVTDFMLQETFRAHFPSVKGAKVVIDRLTGRTKGYGFVRFGDESEQLRAMTEMNGAFCSTRPMRVGLASNKKAVVGQQYPKASYQNPQPQNDGDPNNTTIFVGNLDSNVMDDHLKELFGQYGQLLHVKIPAGKRCGFVQFADR
- the LOC133698566 gene encoding polyadenylate-binding protein RBP45B-like isoform X1; this translates as MMQQPGPGGAMLPQQQQPPQQYQQPPYMMMMPPPPMAQAQPPPPHMWAQHQAHQASIPPPQQQQGQGQPPATADEVRTLWIGDLQYWMDENYIASCFAHTGEVASVKIIRNKQTSQIEGYGFIEMTSHGAAERILQTYNGTPMPNGEQNFRLNWASFSGGDKRDDSPDFTIFVGDLAADVTDFMLQETFRAHFPSVKGAKVVIDRLTGRTKGYGFVRFGDESEQLRAMTEMNGAFCSTRPMRVGLASNKKAVVGQQYPKASYQNPQPQNDGDPNNTTIFVGNLDSNVMDDHLKELFGQYGQLLHVKIPAGKRCGFVQFADRSSAEEALKMLNGAQLSGQNIRLSWGRNPSNKQAQPDANQYGGGYYGYGQQGYENYGYAPATQDPNMYYGGYPGYGNYQQGQQQQVGYS